The genome window TCGAGCCGGGTACGGCGCCGCCGATGTCGTCGTGGTGGCCGAACGCCTGGACGAAGGCGACGACCTCCCCCTTGTGGAACACCGGCACGGTGACGCACAGGTCCGGCAGGTGGCCGATGCCGCCCTCGGACAGGTACACGTCGTTGTGGAAGTAGACGTCACCCGGGCGCATGGTCTCGATCGGGAAGTCCCGCACGATCGGCTGGACCAGCGCCGAGTAGGACCGGCCGGTGAGCTTGCGCAGCTTCACGTCGTGGATGCCGGCCCGGAAGTCGTGCGCGTCGCGGATCATCGGCGAGCGCGCGGTCCGCGCGATCGCGGTCTCGACCTCCTTCTCGACCGAGGCGAGCGTGCCCTGCACGATCTCCACGAGGACCGGGTCGGCGCCGTTCTTCGCGCTCATCGCTCGCTCACCACCACAAGGTTGCCGTAGTCGTCCATGGTCGCGGTGAAGCCCGGGTGCACGGGCAGGGTCGATCCGTACTCCTCGATGACCGCCGGGCCGCGCACCACGGCGCCGGCCCCGAGGTCGCCGCGGCGGTAGATCACCGTGCGGCTCCACTGGTCGAAGTAGACCTGGCGGGTCGCCACCGGGCTCGGCTCCTCGGCCTGCCGCGGCCGCCGCGGGATGGTCGGGCGCTTGATCGGGCCGATCCCGGACACCCGGAAGTTGACGAACTCGACCGCGTGGCGCGGGTCGTTCCGGTACGCGTACCCGTAGAGCCGCTCGTGCTCGGTGTGGAACCGGTCGACGACCGCGGCGAGCCAGGCGGCGTCGATCGGGCCGTCGGGCGCCGGCACCCGCACCTCGTACGCCTGGCCGTAGTAGCGCAGGTCCGCGCTGCGGGCGTAGACGTGCTCGGTGAAGCCTTCGCGGTCGAGCGCGTCGGCCGCCTGGGCCTCCAGCTCCGCGTAGAGCTCCGCCACCTTCTCCGGCGCGGGGTTGCGCGAGACGTAGGTGCGGACGTAGTCGTTCCGGACGTCCACGCTGAGCAGGCCGAACGCCGACAGGTTGCCCGGGTCCGGCGGGACGATCACCGCGGGGAGGCCGAGGATGTCGATCAGGCGGCAGGCGAGCAGCGGGCCGGAGCCGCCGAAGGCCACCATCGGGAACTCGCGGATGTCGAGCCCGCGCTCCACGGTGATCTGGCGGATCGCGTTCGCCTGGTTGAACGCGCTGATCTCCAGGATGCCGGTGGCGCACCGCTCCGGGGTGAGGCCGAGCCTGCCCGCGAGCTCCTCCAGGCCCTTCCGGGCCGCGGCCACGTCGAGGGCGATCTCCCCGCCGAGCAGGTGCGGCGGCACACGGCCGAGGAAGACGTGGGCGTCCGTCACCGTGACCTCGGTGCCGCCCTTGGCGTAGCAGAGCGGCCCCGGGTCCGCCCCGGCGGAGCGCGGGCCGACCTTGAGCGTGCCCTCGGGCGAGACCCACGCGATCGAGCCGCCGCCCGCCCCGACGGTCACGATGTCGATCATCGGGATCTTGCAGGGGTAGGGGCCGATGCTCCCCTCGGTGGTGAGGCTAGGCTCACCGTTGATCACCACGGCGACGTCGGTGGAGGTGCCGCCGCCGTCCAGGGTGATCACGCTCGGGTGGCCGGCGTTCGCCGCGATCAGCGCGGCCCCGAGGGCGCCGGCGGCCGGGCCGGAGAGCACCGTGGCGATCGGCTGGTGCACCACCTCGGCGGCCGAGAGGATGCCGCCGTTGCTCTTCATGACCGAGAACCCGCGGCCGAGCCGCTCGGTGAGGTTGCCGATGTACTGCCGGATCACCGGCTTGACCGCGGCGTCCACCAGGGTGGTGACCGACCGCTCGTACTCGCGGTACTCCCGCAGCACGTCGCTGGAGATCGAGACCACGGCCTCGGGGTGCTCGCGCGCCAGCACCTCGCGCATGCGCCGCTCGTGCTCCGGGTTGGCGTACGAGTGGAGGAAGCAGACGCCGATCGCGGTGATCCCGCGCTCCTTGAACCACCGCGCCACCCGGACGGCCTCCTCCTCGTCGAACGGCCGGACCTCCCGGCCGAGGTGGTCGAGCCGCCCTCCGACGGTCTTCACCCGGTGCACCGGGACGATCCGCGGCGGCTTCACCCAGAAGTAGGAGTTGCCGTACCCATCCGGCACGCTCTGCCGGGCGATCTCCAAGATGAACTCGAAGCCCTCGGTCGTGATGAACCCGAGGTGGGACATGCCCTCGGGACGCTCTTGGAGGAGCAGGTTGGTGGCGACCGTCGTGCCGTGGACGATCGCCGCCACCGCGCCGATGTCGCAGGAGCCGCCATAGGCCTCGAGGACCTTGTGGACGGCTGCCATGAATCCCTCGGCTGGATCGGCAGGAGTAGAGGGGGTCTTGGTGGTGATGATCTGGCCGGTCTCGTCATCCACCAGAACGACGTCGGTGAATGTGCCCCCGGTGTCGACCCCGATGCGGACGCTAGGCATATTCCGTGTTTACCGATCGGCTCCGACCCGCCGAACCGGCGCACTCTGCCGAATAAAAAGCGCCCCCTCGTCAGACCCTGCCACAGAAGATCTCCGCGCGTCCGGCTCCCGTCCGGGAATCGCGCCGGGAAACGCGCGCGGAAAACCGCGGAGAAGACTTTTCCGGGAAAACACGAATGGGCGACCCGCACGGGTCGCCCATGCCCATCGCCTGCACCGGGCGGGCGGGCCCGCCGGTACCGCGGCGGAGCGAGCCCGGCCCACCCCGGCCCGGGGCCGCCCCACCGGGCCCCGTCCCCGCCCGGCGCAGGCGTCAGCGGCGCCGCGAGCGGCCGAGGAGCCAGCCGACGACGGCGCTGCCGAGCGCCACGGCCGCCCCGAGGCCGAACGCGGTGACCAGTGACCAGGACGGAGCCCCGGCCGGGCGGGCCGGCCCACCGGCCTCCCGGGTGAACACCTTGGCGGTCTCCCGCGGTGCGGCCGCGGGCTCGGCGGCGGCCGCCTCCGGAGCGGCCTGCTCCGGAACCGCCTGCTCGGGGGCCTGCTGCCCGGCCGCGGCGGCCGCGCCCGACAGCAGGTGCCGCTCGACGGCGGTGAAGAACTCGTTCGCCATCCGCTTCGCCACCGAGCTGAGCATCCGCTGGCCGACCCCGCCGATCATGCCGCCGACGACGGCATCGGCGTCGTAGTCGACCCGGGTGCCGCCCTCGACCTCGCTGAGCCGGACCTGCACGGTCGCCTCGACCGTGCCCGGGGCACCCTGCCCCTGCGCCTTGAGCACGAACCGCTCCGGCTCCTGGGGGTCGACGAGCGCCACCTGGCCCTGGTACACCCCCTTGATCGAGGCGACGCCGGCGGTCAGCGTCATCGAATAGACATCCGTGCCGACCTCCTGCAGGCGCTCGCACCCGGGGATGGTCCGTACCAGAACCTCGGGGTCGTGGAAAGCCTCCCATAGGCGTTTGCGCTCCACCCCGAGCGTTGCACTGCCAACGACCTTCATGGGCACCTCCGATGCCGAGCACCCTAAGGATTCACTTCACCCGGGGAGAACGGCAAGATCTGCCCCCTGTCGGGCTTTCCCTCATGAAGAATTCACAGGATTTCGCGGGCCGCGCGATGGTGAAAAACGCGGCGGCCGGGCCGAGCGCCGCGGTCCCGCTTCAAAAGGGAGCGCGTGCTCCCGTTCGGGCCCGCCGGCACCGGCCCGGCCGCTCCCCCGGCCGGGATCCGCGGTCAGCCGACCGAGGCGTGCTCCCGCGCCTTGCGCAGCTCGTACAGCTCGGACGGGGAGATCGGCATCCGGTCGATGGGGAAGCCCTCCGCGTCCTCGATGGCCGAGGCGATGACCGCCGAGACCGGGATCACGCCCGCCTCGCCCGCGCCCTTGATGCCGAGCGGGTTGAGCGGCGAGGGCGTCTCCAGGTGGTCGGTCTCGATCCGCGGCACCTCGGTGGCGTACGGGATGAGGAAGTCCATGAACGAGGCGTTGAGCAGCTGCCCGTGCTCGTCGTAGACGAGCCGCTCGTAGAGCGCGCCGCCGACGCCCTGGGCGACTCCCCCGTGGACCTGCCCCTCCACGATCATCGGGTTGATGAGCCGGCCGCAGTCGTGCACCACCGCGTACTTGAGGATCTTGATCTCGGCCGTCTCGGGGTCGGTCTCCACGATCGCCGCGTGCATGCCGCTGGCGAACGTCGACCGGACGGGCGAGTAGTAGTCCTTGCCCTCCAGCCCCGGCTCCTCGCCCTCCTCCACCGGGGGCCGGTCCATGGACGTCGCCCCGGCGAACTGGGTGGCGCGCTTGGCCTCCTCGTCGAACGCGTACCGCAGCGGGTTGGCGAGCACGGCGACGGTCGCCAGCGGGATCGACACCGACGGCGCGCCGACCACGTGCACCACCCCGTCGGTGATGGTGAGGTCGCGCGGGTCGGCCTCCAGCGCCTCGGCCGCGATCTTCAGCGCCTTCTCCCGCACCTTCCGGCAGGCGAGCGCGATCGCGTTCCCGCTCATCACGGCCGCCCGGGAGGCGAAGGTGCCCACCGCGTACCCGAACCGGCGGGTGTCCCCGGTGACCACGGTCACCTTCTCGATCGGCACGCCGAGCTCGGTCGCGGCGATCTGCGCGAAGACCGTCTCGTGCCCCTGCCCCTGCGAGGTGAGGCCGGTCGAGACGTGGACCCGCCCGTCGGTGGTGATCTGGACGTGCCCGCCCTCGTACGGGCCGACGCCGGTGCCCTCGACGTAGCAGCCGATGCCGATGCCGAGCCGCCGCCCCTCCGCGGCCGCCTTGGCCTTCAGCTCCGGGAACGAGTCCCAGCCGATCAGCTTCTTGAGCATCCGCAGGGCCTCGGGGTAGTTGCCGCTGTCGTAGATGAGCGGCCGCCCGTCCTGGAAGATCAGGCCCTGGTCGTACGGGAACTCATCGGGCTGGATGAAGTTCACGGCCCGCACCTCGGTCCGGTCCTTGCCGAGGTACGCCGCGATCTTGTCCATGGTGCGCTCCATGCAGAACACGCCCTGCGGGCGGCCGGCGCCCCGGTACGGCGTGACCTGCACGGTGTTGGTGTAGAGCGAGGAGAACTCGACCCGGTAGGCGCCGATCTTGTACGGCCCGAGCAGCTGGGTCGAGGTGATGATCGGCACGATGATCCCGTACGGCGTGTACGCGCCGTGGTCGTGGAGGATGTTCACGTCCAGGCCGAGGATGCGGCCGTCGTCGTCGAACCCCACCCGGACGTACTGCACCTGGGCCCGCTCGTGGGCCGAGGAGATGAAGTGCTCCCGGCGGTCCTCGGTCCACTTGATCTCCCGGTTGAGCTGCCGGGCGGCCCACGGGATGAGGATCTCCTCCGGCCACGGGTGCATGATCTTGACGCCGAAGCCGCCGCCCACGTCCGGGGCGATCACCTCGACCTTCGGCAGCGGGAGCCCGAGCTTGGCCGCGATCGCCATCCGGACGCTGGTCGAGGTCTGCGTGGACGAGTAGACCCGCAGCGACTCGTCGTCCGGGTCCCACCGGGCGTACACGCCCCTGCCCTCCATCGGCATGGAGGCGCTGCGCTCGATGTCGAGCCGGAACGCGAGGGTGTGCGGCGCGTCCTCGATCATCTCCCGCGCCGAGCGGCCGTCGGCGGAGCGCACCTCCTGCACCAGGTGCGCGCCCACGTTGCCGGGCACGTCCGGGTGGACCAGGTGCTCCCCGCGGGCCGCCTCCTCCACGCCGATGACCGGCTTGAGCGGCTCGTACTCGACCTTGATCAGGTCGCAGGCGTCCTCGGCGACGTACCGGTCGCGGGCGACGACCATGACCACCGGCTCGCCCACGTGCCGGACCACGTCCTTGGCGAGCGCGTACGCGGTCCTGCCGTGGGTGAGCGCGGGGTGCGGGATCAGCAGCGGCAGCGGCTCGGCGATCGCACCGGGCAGGTCCTCCCACGTGTAGATGGCGACCAGCCCGTCCACGTCGAGCGCGGCCGACACGTCGATGTCGACGATCCGGGCGTGGGCGTGGGGCGACCGGACGAACGCGGCCGCGAGCGCGTCCCGGCCCAGATCGTCGAGGTACCGCCCGTTGCCGGTGACCAAGCGGGGGTCCTCACGCCGCTGCACCGGCTCCCCGAACAGCTGCGTCGTCACTGGGCCTCCTCCGCCTGGATCTCGGCGGCCCGGCGGACCGCCTTGATGATGTTCTGGTAACCGGTGCACCGGCACAGGTTGCCGGCGATGCCCTCCACGATCTCGTCGTCGGTGGGGGACGGGTTCTCCCGGAGGAACGCCGTGATGGTGGTGAGGAAGCCGGGGGTGCAGAACCCGCACTGCAGCGCGTGGCACTCGATGAAGGCGCGCTGCACCGGCGAGAGCTCGCCGTCCTTGGCGAGGCCCTCGACCGTGGTGATCTCGTGCCCGTCCGCGGTGACCGCCAGGGTCAGGCACGAGCGCACCGGCTCCCCGTCGAGGAGCACCGTGCACGCGCCGCACACCCCGTGCTCACAGCCGACGTGCGTGCCGGTGAGGCCGAGGTCGTGCCGCAGGCAGTCGGAGAGCAGCCGGCGCACCGGTACCGTCGCCTCCCGCACCACCCCGTTCACCGTGAGGGTGATGCTCCGGGTGCACTCCGTGTCGATCTCCTCTGTCCGCTCGCTCATTCCTCACTCTCCCCCGCGGCGTCGGCGGCGCTCCGCAGTGCCCGTACCGCGAGCACCCCGGTCAGATGCCGCCGGTATTCGGCGGTCGCGTGGATGTCCGCCTCCGGGTCGATCCGCTCGCGCACCGCGTCCGCGACCGCGTCCCAGTCCACGGAGGACGCCGGGCGGGCTCCGCAGACCGCGGTGACGTCGATGACCACGGGGACCGGGCCGACGCTCACGCACGCGACGCGGGCCGACCTGATCCGCAGGTCCTCGTCGAGGGTGACGGCCGCGGCCACGCCCGCCATCGCGTAGTCGCCGTGGCGCCGGGAGACCTCGCAGAACGCGGTGCCCGAGCGCTCCGGCAGCGCCGGGAAGAACGCCGACACGGCGAGCTCGCCCGGCTGCAGCGCCGTCTCCAGGGGGCCGACGAAGAACTCCGCGGCGGGGACGTCCCGCTCCCCGCGGCTGCTGGCGAGCCGTACGGAGCCGCCGAGCAGGGCGAGGACGGCGGGCATCTCCGCGGAGGGGTCGGCGTGGACGATGCTGCCGACCACGGTCCCCCGGTTGCGGATCACCGGGTGGGCGACGTGGTGGAGCGCCTGGGCGAGGAGCGGCTGGACCGCCCTCGCCTCGGCCGAGCGCTCCACCGCCCGGTGCCGGGCGAGCGCGCCCACCCGCACCCCGCCGGGCTCGGCGGTGATCGTGTTCAGCTCGGTGATCCGGTTGATGTCGACCAGATGGGCAGGGGCGGCCAGCCGCATGTTGAGCAGCGGGATCAGGCTCTGGCCGCCCGCCAGGACCTTGCCGTCCGGGCCGAGCCGGGCGAGGAGGTCGACCGCCTCGCCCAGCTCGGCCGGATCGTGGTAGCGAAAGGCTGGTGGTTTCACCGGTTTCCTGTGATTCAGACTGATGCGTCTCGTTCGGCTGGGGCCTTCTCACTCACCGCCGCCTGCGTGCCCGGCCGGTTCGCGATCCAGCGGAGCACGTGATACCCGCCGAGGACCACGATCGTGCCGAGCGCGATGCCGGCGAGCGAGAAGTCGTCGGTGATCTGGTGGGTGACCGGGCCGATGGCGAGGATGATCCCGGCGCCGACCGGGACCATGTTCACCGGGTCGGAGAAGTCCACCCGGTTCTCGATCCAGATCTTCGCGCCGAGCAGGCCGATCATGCCGTACAGGATCACGGTCACGCCGCCGAGGACGCCGTCCGGCGTGGCCGACACCAGGGCGCCGAACTTCGGGCAGAGGCCGAAGAGGATGGCGATGATCGCGGCGATGTAGTAGGCCGCGGTCGAGTACACCCGGGTGGCGGCCATGACGCCGATGTTCTCGGCATAGGTGGTGGTCGGAGAGCCACCGACCGAGGTGGCCACGACGGTGGCGACACCGTCGGCCATGACCGCCCGGCCCATGTACGGGTCGACGTCCGTGCCGGTCATCTCGCCGACCGCCTTGACGTGCCCCACGTTCTCCGCGATCAGGGCGATCACGGCGGGGAGCACCAGGACGATCGCCGAGAACTCGAAGGCGGGACCGTGGAACTGCGGCAGGCCGATCCAGTCGGCCGCGGCCACGTTCTCCAGGTTGACCCGGTAGTGCGGGGCGACCTCGCCGGTGGCCGTGGGCGAGGTGATCTGGCCGACGGTCACGTCGAGGACCCAGGAGAGCACGTACCCGAAGATCAGGCCGAGCAGGATCCCGATCCGGCCGAGGAAGCCCTTGAACAGGACGATGAAGAGCCCCGTCACCACCATCGTGATCAGCGCGACCCACTGGTCCTTGGGCCAGTAGACCTGGGCGACCACGTAGGCGAGGCCGAAGCCGATGAGCATGACCACGGCACCGGTCACCACCGGCGGGAAGATCCGGTTGATGATCCGGACGCCGAGGAAGTGGATGGCCACGCCCACGGCGGCGAGGACCAGACCGGCGACGAGGATCGCGCCGGTCACCGTGGCGTCATCGCCCTGCGCCGCCCGGATGGCGGCCACGCCGCCGACGAACGACGCGGACGAACCGAGATAGCTCGGGATCTTCCCCTGGACGATGAGCAGGAACAAGATCGTGGCGACGCCGGACATCATGACCGCGATGTTCGGGTCGAGCCCCATGACGACGGGGAACACGAACGTGGCGCCGAACATCGCGACCACGTGCTGAAAACCGAACCCGATCATCCGCGGCCAGCTCAGCCGCTCGTCGGGCTTGACCACCTCACCGGGCGCCAGCGTCTTGCCGTCGCCGTGCACCTTCCATCTGAGGGCCATGCGAGCTCCTTCAGCTACAGGCCGAGGGCCGGTGGACACCCCGCACTCGTCCCTCCGTGGCACTTGCTGCCGTTGTGTGGACTGTTTGCGGCACTGTAGGACCGGCGTCGGCGCTAGACATGGGCAGGATTTGCCAAACCGTATCGGCTAGTCGCGTCAGATGCCCCGCATGCGCAACACGTGCAGGGCGAGGGTGAGATTGAGCCTTAAGTGCGGGTCCTGGGTGAAGCAGCCGAGCATGCGCTCGAGCTTGCTGATCCGGTACCGCAGCGTGTTGTAGTGGAAGTGCAGCCGCCGCGCGGTCTCGGCCACGTTGAGGTTGGTCTCCAGCAGCACCTGGAGGGTCCGCCGCAGGTCGGCGTTGTCCGGGTCGTCGTCCCCGGCGAGCGGGCCGAGCGTCTCCTTGACGAACGCGTGCAGCTCGCCGGTGTCCTTCACCAACGAGAGCAGCCGGTAGACGCCGAGCTCGTCGAAGTGCGCGATCGCGCCGGCCCCGTGGAGCTGGCGGCCCACCCGGGCGGCCTTCAGCGCCTGGCCGTACGCCCCGGGGAGCGCGCCGGCGTCCTGGGCCACCCGGCTGATGCCGGTGGAGAACGTGCCGTCGGGTACGGCGGAGCGGGCGTCGCGGGCGAGCCGTACCGGGTCCACGGAGGAGCCGACCACGGCGACGACCTCGTGGGAGAACCCGGCGACCGCGCCGCACGGGTCGTGCTTGCGCACCGCGGCCTGCCAGGCGGAGACCATCCGGTCCTGGATCGGCCGCTCCACCGCGTCCGGGTCGATCTCCGCCACGAGCACGCACATCGGGCGCTCCAGGTCCCAGCCGAACGCCCGGGCGCGGTCGGTGACCCGGGCGCCGCCCCGGCCGGCGAGCACGTCCCGCAGGAAGTCGGCGCGGTACTTGCTCTCGACCGCGGTGATGGCCTCCTGCTTGGTGATGACCAGCGCGGCCACGGTCGCGGCCCGCTCCAGGATCTGGATCTCGCCCGCGCCGAGCGGCTCGTGCGGGCTGTACGCGGCGATCCGGCCGTAGTGGTGGCCGCCCGCCACCACGGGCACGGCCGTGTAGTGGTGGTCGGCCTCGAACACCGGGGTGATCGACGTGGCGGTCACGTCGGCCGCGGCCGCGTGGATCTCGCGTAACCGCGCCACCTGGGCGGGGTCGCCGGCGGTGGCGAGGATCCGGCCCGAGCGGTCGACGGCCGCGACCGCCACCTGCAGCAGGCCCGCGACCTCGGCGGTCACCTCGCGCAGCCCGCCGCCGGCGAGCACGATCTGGACCAGCGCCCGGTGGGCCTCCTCGGTCCGGGCGAGCATGGCCGCCTGGCGGTTGAGGATGTCGGTGAGGACCTGGTTGAGGATGTCGTCGAAGCCGACGTCGTTGGGGAGCAAGATCAGGGGGAAGGCGAGCCGGTCGGCCTGCTCGACCATCACCTCGGGCAGCTCGTCCAGGTAACGGCCGAGCTTGATCGCCAGCGCGGACAGCCCGCGCTCGTCCAGGTCGGCCACGAGCCGGTCGAGCGACTGGGGCGTGTTGCGCAGCGGATACCCGGTGGTGAGCAGCAGCTCGTTGGGCTTCACCCAGGCGAGGATGTCCGGGACCTCCATGACGTTGAGCCGCTGGACGATGCGGCCCAGCCCGTCCTTTCCGGCGATGAGCTGTGCGTCGGCCAGGGTGGAGACCTCGAGCACTTCGCCGACCGAGATGCCGTGCAGGATCTTTCCGGTACTCGCCAATCGCAGCGCCGGGGGCGCCGGCTCGTTCGTCATCGCGCAACTCCGGGGGGTGCCGGGCCTTCCTTGTGGCGCCGATTGTGCACGAGGTCACCTCCTGTCAGGAAGAGCCAAGCATCCGGCCGACTGTTGGCAGCTTTCTCCGTACGGTGCCGGGGCGGCGGACTCTACCGTCGGAATCGCTTGTCGTCAGGAGGTCCTGTGAGCGTTGGCACGCGCCTGGAGCGGCGAACGACGGGGAAGTGGGGCCGTACCCGCCGGCAGACCGTCTTCGCCGGCGGCGCGGCCAGCGTCGCCCTGCGCCCGGCGGTGCAGGCGCCACGGCGCCCGGCCCGCGTGCTCGCCGTGTTCCCCGCCGCCGCCTACCTGGAGGTGCGGAGCGGGGCCGAGCCGCGGGTGATCGCACTCGTGACCCCGGACGCCGTCCGGCCGCCCAACGCGATCGTGGTCGGCTTCGCCGGGCAGGCCGGGCCGGCCGACCTCGCGGCCGTGCTCTCCTGCGATGACGAGGCCTGGGTCGGAGAGGGGATGGCCGGCGCCGGGCGGCTCTGCGTCACGGTCCACCGCTGGTGGGACCCGGCGCCCCCGCTCGGCGCGGCCGATCCGGAGTCGCTGCGGCGAGGCCTCGCCGCGCTCGACGAGATCATCGCCACCGCGCCGCGGCGGCCGGGGCTCGACCTCGGCGGCGACGCCGCCCGGCTCGCGGCGGGCTGCCGCACCGGCTCGCTCGCCGACGCGGTCACCGCGGCGGAACGGCTCATCGGGCTCGGCCCGGGCCTGACCCCGAGCGGTGACGACATGCTGTGCGGCCTGCTCGTCGCGATGCGCCGGCTCGGTCACGCGGCCGGGGCGCCGCGGGCGGTCTGGTTCGCCGACTGGCTCGCCGCGACGGTGACGTACCACGCCCGCACCAGCACGACGCCGATCTCCGCCACCCTCCTCCACTGCGCCGCCCGCGGGGAGGCGTCCCGGGAGGTGCTCGCAGTGCTCCACGGCCTCACCGGCCGCCGGCCGCTCGCCCCCGCGGTCCACCGCCTGCTGGAGGTCGGCCACACCTCGGGCGCCGACCTGCTGTGGGGCATCCACGCCGGCCTGTCCGCCGTCCTTGTCCATTGGGAGCGTCCTTGAACGATCTGGTCGAAGTACGCGCAGGCGTCTACCACGACTCGGTGACCCTCATGCGGGTGAGCCAGGCGCTCTCCGCGCGGCCCGGGGTGGAGGTCGCCGTCGTCGCGATGGCCACCGAGCTCAACGTCGCACTCGCCCGCGATCTCGGCTTCACCGTGCCGCCCGCCACCCCGGGCGACCTGCTGATCGCGATCCGCGCCGCCTCGGAGGACGAGCTCTCCGCGGCGGTCGCCGAACTGGACCGGAGGCTCGCCGAGCGGACGGCCGGCGGCGGCGCCGGCCGGCAGGACGAGGCCCACCCGCGCACGACCCGGTCGGCCGCGCGGTCGTGGGACGCGACCATGGTCCTGGTGAGCGTTCCGGGCGAGCACGCGTTCGCCGAGGCGCTCGACGCCATCGAGGCCGGGCTCTCCGTCATGATCTTCAGCGACAACGTCCCGGTGGAGCAGGAGATCCTGCTCAAGGACCGGGCGCGGGAGCGCGGCGTGCTGGTCATGGGCCCGGACTGCGGCACCGCGGTGGTCGCCGGGGCCGGCCTCGGCTTCGCCAACGTCCTCCGGCCCGGGCCGGTCGGGGTGGTGGCCGCCTCCGGCACCGGCGCCCAGCAGGTGACGAGCCTGCTCGACCACGCGGGCGTGGGCGTCAGCCACGTGCTCGGCGTGGGCGGCCGGGACCTGTCGGCGGAGGTCGGCGGGCGCTCGGCGGTGCAGGCGCTGCGCGCGCTCGACGAGGACCCGGCGACCGAGCTGATCGTGCTGATCTCCAAGCCGCCCGCGCCCGAGGCGGCGGCCGCGGTCCGCGAGCTCGGGCTCACCAAGCCCGTGGTCTACGCGCTGCTCGGGCCCGGCCAGGAGGACCTCACCACGGCGACGGAGAAGGTGCTCGGCGCCCTCGGCCGGCCGGTGCCGGAGTGGCCGTCGTGGCCGGCCCCGGGTGAGCCCGCGCGGCCGGCGCCGCAGAGCCTGCGCGGCCTGTACTCGGGCGGCACGCTCTGCACCGAGGCCGAGCTGATCGTGGGCACGGGCGAGTTCACCGACTTCGGCGACGACGCGTACACGCGGGGACGCGCCCACCCGATGATCGACCCCACGCTCCGCCTCGAGGCGCTCGCCGAGGTCGACTCCGGCGTGGTGCTCCTCGACGTGGTGCTCGGCCACGGGGCCGACCCCGACCCGGCCGCGAAGCTGGCCCCGGCCATCGAGGCGGCCCGGGCTCGGGGGGTGAACGTGGTGGTCGCGCTCATCGGCACCGAGGGCGACCCGCAGGGCCTGCGCACTCAGGCCGCCCGGTTGAACGAAGCGGGAGCGGCCGTGTTCACCTCGAACGCGGCCGCCGCCCGGCACGCGAGGTGGATGATCGGAGCCGCATGACCCTCTCGATGCTGAACCAAGAGCCGCGTGTGATCACGGTGGGGGCCGCCCTCCTCGACGAGGCCCTCGACCGGCAGGCCGTGCCCCGGCGGCCGGTGGACTGGCGGCCGCCGCTCCCCGGCACCTCGGAGGCGCTCGCCAAGGTGCTCGCCGACCCGCGCCGCGAGGAGGCCAACCGGACCGCGGTGGGGCGGATGCTCTCCGCGCGCCCCCAGCTCGTCGGCGTCCGGCCGGCCCGGGAGGTGCTCGGCCTGGAGCCGGGGACGTTCTTCCACGCCGGCCCGCCGATCACCTGGGAGCGGGCCTCGGGGCCGATGCGCGGCGCCCTGATCGGGGCGATGCTGTTCGAAGGGCTCGCCGCCACCCCGGAGGAGGCGGAGGCGGCCCTGGCCTCGGGCAAGGGGATCACCCTCGACTCCTGCCACCACCACCGCGCCGTGGGCCCGATGGCGGGGGTGGTGAGCCCGTCGATGTGGATGTTCGAGGTCGTCGACGCCGAGCACGGCGGCACCGCGTACTGCTCGCTCAACGAGGGCCTGGGCAAGGTGCTCCGCTACGGCGCCTACGGGCCGGAGGTGATCGAGCGCCTGCGGTGGATGGGCGAGGTGCTCGGCCCGGTGCTCCAGGCGGCGCTGCAGAAGACGGGCCCGATCGACCTCAAGACGCTGATCGCCCAGGCGCTGCAGATGGGCGACGAGCTCCACAACCGCAACCGCGCCGCCACCTCGCTGCTGCTGCGCGAGCTCGCCCCGGCGATCGTGGACGCGGCCCCGGAGCGCGCCGCCGAGGTGCTGCGCTTCATCAATGGGAATGATC of Thermobispora bispora DSM 43833 contains these proteins:
- a CDS encoding FdrA family protein gives rise to the protein MNDLVEVRAGVYHDSVTLMRVSQALSARPGVEVAVVAMATELNVALARDLGFTVPPATPGDLLIAIRAASEDELSAAVAELDRRLAERTAGGGAGRQDEAHPRTTRSAARSWDATMVLVSVPGEHAFAEALDAIEAGLSVMIFSDNVPVEQEILLKDRARERGVLVMGPDCGTAVVAGAGLGFANVLRPGPVGVVAASGTGAQQVTSLLDHAGVGVSHVLGVGGRDLSAEVGGRSAVQALRALDEDPATELIVLISKPPAPEAAAAVRELGLTKPVVYALLGPGQEDLTTATEKVLGALGRPVPEWPSWPAPGEPARPAPQSLRGLYSGGTLCTEAELIVGTGEFTDFGDDAYTRGRAHPMIDPTLRLEALAEVDSGVVLLDVVLGHGADPDPAAKLAPAIEAARARGVNVVVALIGTEGDPQGLRTQAARLNEAGAAVFTSNAAAARHARWMIGAA
- a CDS encoding DUF1116 domain-containing protein, translated to MTLSMLNQEPRVITVGAALLDEALDRQAVPRRPVDWRPPLPGTSEALAKVLADPRREEANRTAVGRMLSARPQLVGVRPAREVLGLEPGTFFHAGPPITWERASGPMRGALIGAMLFEGLAATPEEAEAALASGKGITLDSCHHHRAVGPMAGVVSPSMWMFEVVDAEHGGTAYCSLNEGLGKVLRYGAYGPEVIERLRWMGEVLGPVLQAALQKTGPIDLKTLIAQALQMGDELHNRNRAATSLLLRELAPAIVDAAPERAAEVLRFINGNDHFFLNPGMAAAKVSADAARNVPGSSLVVAMARNGTDFGIQVSGLGDRWFTGPAGIPDGLYLGAYGPDDANPDIGDSAITETVGLGGFAMAAAPAIVRFVGGEVKDAFAATTSMYEITLAEHPAYQIPGFGFRGTPVGIDVALVARTGLLPVINTGIAGRVAGTGQVGAGLVRPPVEPFVAALHALTEV